Proteins encoded together in one Mycolicibacter minnesotensis window:
- a CDS encoding acyl-CoA thioesterase produces MYQHVNHATMVTMLEEARVPFLSPAFAVDITSVGLLIAEVKVAYKGQLRLTDSPLQVTMWVSRLRTVDFTIGYEVRSVHAAPDSRPAVIAETQLATFSIDEQKLVRLSPDHRAYLEKFIR; encoded by the coding sequence ATGTACCAGCACGTGAACCACGCGACCATGGTGACGATGCTCGAAGAGGCGCGGGTGCCCTTCCTGTCGCCGGCCTTTGCCGTGGACATCACCAGCGTCGGTCTGCTGATCGCCGAGGTCAAAGTCGCCTACAAAGGACAGCTGCGGCTGACGGATTCGCCGCTGCAGGTGACCATGTGGGTGTCACGGCTGCGGACGGTGGACTTCACCATCGGCTACGAGGTGCGTTCGGTACACGCGGCCCCGGACTCGCGGCCGGCCGTGATCGCCGAGACGCAGCTGGCCACCTTCAGCATCGACGAGCAGAAGCTGGTGCGACTGTCCCCGGACCATCGCGCCTACCTGGAGAAGTTCATCCGCTGA
- the ettA gene encoding energy-dependent translational throttle protein EttA, translated as MAEFIYTMKKVRKAHGDKVILDDVTLNFLPGAKIGVVGPNGAGKSSVLRIMAGLDKANNGDAFLAPGASVGILMQEPQLDETKTVRENVEEGVPIKGKLNRYNEVAELMATDYTDELMDEMGKLQEELDSADAWDIDSQLEQAMDALRCPPPDEPVTHLSGGERRRVALCKLLLSKPDLLLLDEPTNHLDAESVLWLEQHLASYPGAILAVTHDRYFLDNVAQWILELDRGRAYPYEGNYSTYLEKKAERLDVQGKKDQKLQKRLRDELAWVRSGAKARQAKNKARLQRYDEMVAEAEKTRKLDFEEIQIPVGPRLGNTVVEVEHLDKGFDSRQLIKDLSFTLPRNGIVGVIGPNGVGKTTLFKTIVGLEEPDSGTVKVGETVKLSYVDQNRAGIDPKKTVWEVVSDGLDYIEVGQNEIPSRAYVSAFGFKGPDQQKPAGVLSGGERNRLNLALTLKQGGNLILLDEPTNDLDVETLGSLENALEQFPGCAVVISHDRWFLDRTCTHILAWEGDDDNEAKWFWFEGNFGAYEENKVGRLGAEAARPHRVTHRRLTRD; from the coding sequence ATGGCTGAGTTCATCTACACGATGAAGAAGGTGCGCAAAGCGCACGGCGACAAAGTCATCCTCGACGATGTCACGCTGAATTTCCTGCCCGGCGCCAAAATCGGTGTGGTCGGCCCCAACGGTGCCGGCAAGTCCAGCGTCTTGCGGATCATGGCCGGGCTGGACAAGGCGAACAACGGTGACGCTTTCCTGGCGCCCGGCGCCAGTGTCGGGATCCTCATGCAGGAGCCGCAGCTGGACGAGACCAAGACTGTCCGGGAGAACGTCGAAGAGGGCGTGCCCATCAAGGGCAAGCTGAATCGGTACAACGAGGTCGCCGAGCTGATGGCCACCGACTACACCGACGAGCTGATGGACGAGATGGGCAAGCTCCAGGAGGAGCTTGACTCCGCCGACGCCTGGGACATCGATTCGCAGCTCGAGCAGGCGATGGACGCGCTGCGCTGCCCCCCGCCCGACGAGCCCGTCACCCACCTCTCCGGTGGTGAACGCCGGCGGGTGGCACTGTGCAAGCTGCTGCTGAGCAAGCCTGACCTGTTGCTCCTTGACGAGCCGACCAACCACCTCGACGCCGAGAGCGTGCTCTGGCTTGAGCAGCACCTGGCCTCCTACCCGGGCGCGATCCTCGCGGTCACCCACGACCGCTACTTCCTCGACAACGTGGCGCAGTGGATCCTGGAACTCGACCGCGGCCGGGCTTACCCCTACGAGGGCAACTACTCGACCTATCTGGAGAAGAAGGCCGAGCGCCTCGATGTTCAGGGCAAGAAGGACCAGAAGCTGCAGAAGCGGCTGAGGGATGAACTCGCCTGGGTGCGCTCGGGCGCCAAGGCTCGCCAAGCCAAGAACAAGGCCCGGCTGCAGCGCTACGACGAGATGGTTGCCGAGGCGGAGAAGACCCGCAAGCTCGACTTCGAGGAGATCCAGATCCCGGTCGGCCCGCGGTTGGGCAACACCGTCGTCGAGGTCGAACACCTGGACAAGGGCTTCGACTCTCGTCAGCTGATCAAGGATCTCTCGTTCACGCTGCCGCGCAACGGCATTGTCGGTGTGATCGGCCCCAACGGCGTCGGCAAGACGACCCTGTTCAAGACGATCGTGGGTCTTGAAGAGCCGGACAGTGGCACGGTCAAGGTCGGCGAGACGGTCAAGCTGAGCTACGTCGACCAGAATCGCGCGGGCATCGATCCGAAGAAGACGGTCTGGGAAGTGGTCTCCGATGGTCTGGACTACATCGAGGTAGGCCAGAACGAGATTCCGTCGCGGGCCTACGTCTCGGCGTTCGGCTTCAAGGGTCCCGACCAGCAGAAGCCGGCCGGCGTGCTCTCCGGCGGTGAGCGCAACCGGCTGAACCTGGCATTGACTCTCAAGCAGGGCGGCAACCTGATCCTGCTGGACGAGCCCACCAACGACCTCGATGTCGAAACACTCGGCTCGCTGGAGAACGCCCTCGAGCAGTTCCCCGGCTGCGCGGTGGTGATCAGCCACGACCGCTGGTTCCTCGACCGGACCTGCACGCACATCCTGGCGTGGGAGGGCGACGACGACAACGAGGCCAAGTGGTTCTGGTTCGAGGGCAACTTCGGTGCCTACGAGGAGAACAAAGTGGGACGTCTCGGTGCCGAGGCGGCGCGTCCGCACCGAGTGACCCACCGCAGACTCACCCGCGACTAG
- a CDS encoding TetR/AcrR family transcriptional regulator: protein MTAARTLWGARGYAAVGTPEIAETAGVTRGAMYHQFPDKAGLFLAVVEAVEADVMARLAEAVAASASTTPAAALRSAAESWLVVADDPEVRQLLLLDAPTVLGWDGFRDVAQRYSLGMTEQLLSAAMQAGQLPHQPVRALAHVLIGALDEAAMVIATAEDREQARADVGIVVHRLLDAMLTEG, encoded by the coding sequence ATGACCGCCGCGCGAACGTTGTGGGGGGCGCGGGGCTACGCGGCCGTGGGAACCCCCGAGATCGCCGAGACCGCCGGCGTGACGCGCGGCGCGATGTACCACCAGTTCCCGGACAAGGCGGGGCTGTTCCTGGCGGTCGTGGAGGCCGTGGAGGCCGACGTCATGGCACGGCTGGCCGAAGCGGTGGCCGCCTCGGCGTCCACCACTCCCGCCGCGGCGCTACGCTCGGCGGCCGAAAGCTGGCTGGTGGTGGCCGACGACCCCGAAGTGCGCCAGCTGTTGCTGCTCGATGCGCCCACCGTGTTGGGTTGGGACGGCTTTCGCGACGTAGCCCAGCGCTACAGCTTGGGCATGACCGAGCAACTGCTGAGCGCGGCCATGCAGGCGGGACAACTCCCCCACCAGCCCGTGCGGGCCCTGGCCCACGTACTCATCGGCGCACTCGACGAAGCGGCGATGGTGATCGCCACCGCCGAGGACCGCGAGCAGGCGCGCGCCGACGTGGGCATCGTTGTGCACCGACTTCTCGACGCCATGCTCACCGAGGGATGA
- a CDS encoding NAD-glutamate dehydrogenase, giving the protein MTKSTKESTAWTTFPDPSEPQGIPDWVSSAYIQTYRGSHSDSLVSDEPTDTDPASRAAATAVVTPALVAAHARLARTRLPGESRIAIYPADDGCGFGPALQLVTDHGGMLMDSVAVLLHRLGVAYVGIMTPVFAVQRDTAGELRAVEPRSADRADAEEAWIHVQLSPTVNRHTLAETERLLPDVMADVRQVAIDSKAMRNALTELAADVEANTQGHYTAPDRDDVAALLHWLADGHFVLLGYQRGVVRDEHVLVEDAARLGVLALRKSLRPRLIGDNLLTLAQATVPSYMRFSSHTYVVVIREDTGDSIVAHRFVGLFTAGAMNADVFEIPVISHTVRHALALAEKEPGHPGQLLLDIIQTVPRSELFAITPEQLLSMAMAVSDLGSRRGTLLFLRGDRTGRFVSCLVYLPRDRYTTPVRLHMEDILVREFGGVGLEYSARVSEAPWALLHFMVRMSDDPGARAVDTGEANRVRIQGLLAEATRTWGDRLLQTAAQDSIDAEVAEHYAVAFDEIYKQAVTPAEAVGDIAIIEGLADDSVKLVFSDYGEADGGQLAWFLGGHGASLSQLLPMLQCMGVAVLEERPFTVTRADGLQVWIYKFKVSADPTIEIPAAGSARSDAQQRFADGVTAIWEGRAEADRFNELVLRAGLTWQQVVVLRGYAKYLRQARFPYSEHHIASVLNQYPGIARALVALFEALFDPSRTHRSRDAQAAAADVAAGIDAVVSLDTDRVLRAFASLIQATLRTNYFVTRPDSARARNVLALKLDAALIDELPLPRPKFEIFVYSPRVEGVHLRFGFVSRGGLRWSDRREDFRTEILGLVKAQEVKNAVIVPTGAKGGFVVKRPPVPTGNPVADRDAARAEGVACYTLFISGLLDVTDNVDHATGAISAPPQVVRRDSDDAYLVVAADKGTASFSDIANGVAASYGYWLGDAFASGGSVGYDHKEMGITAKGAWESVKRHFREMGVDTQSQDFTVVGVGDMSGDVFGNGMLRSKHIRLVAAFDHRHIFLDPNPDPAPSFAERQRMFDLPRSSWDDYDTSLISAGGGVYPRDLKSVPVSPQVATALGFDGGVTELTPPMLIRAILRAPVDLLFNGGIGTYVKAESESDADVGDRANDQVRVNGNQVRAKVIGEGGNLGVTPLGRVEFDLAGGRINTDALDNSAGVDCSDHEVNIKILIDALVTVGKVGTADRPQLLASMTDEVSALVLADNTAQNDLMGTSRANAASLLPVHAEQIRHLVADRGLNRELEALPSEKEIARRAEAGLGMASPELATLMAHVKLTLKAAVLATDLPDQDVFASRLPEYFPRVLQQRFGAEIRTHQLRREIVTTMLINDVVDTAGITYAYRITEDAGVGPVDAVRAYVATDAIFGVGDLWRRIRAAGEHDGLPVAVTDRMTLDLRRLIDRAGRWLLNYRPQPLAVGAEINRFAEQVAQLTPRMSDWLRGDDADIVATHIREFELQGVPSDLAADVAIGLYRYSLLDIIDVADITERGADEVADTYFALMDRLGTDGLLTAVAQLPRDDRWHALARLAIRDDIYNSVRSLCVDVLAVGEPDEDGMQKISEWESTNASRVQRAQRTLTQIYESDQHDLATLSVAARQIRSMTRASGQGAAS; this is encoded by the coding sequence ATGACAAAGTCCACCAAGGAATCAACCGCGTGGACAACATTTCCCGATCCCTCTGAGCCGCAAGGTATTCCCGATTGGGTTTCGTCGGCCTACATCCAGACTTACCGGGGCTCGCACAGCGACTCGCTGGTCAGTGATGAGCCGACGGACACCGACCCGGCCAGCCGAGCCGCCGCCACCGCCGTCGTGACCCCGGCCCTGGTGGCCGCGCACGCCCGGTTGGCCCGGACCCGGCTCCCCGGCGAATCCCGGATCGCGATCTATCCCGCCGACGACGGTTGCGGATTCGGTCCCGCGCTGCAATTGGTCACCGACCACGGCGGCATGCTGATGGACTCGGTTGCGGTATTGCTGCACCGACTCGGGGTGGCCTACGTCGGGATCATGACCCCGGTGTTCGCGGTGCAGCGCGACACCGCCGGGGAACTGCGCGCGGTGGAGCCGAGATCCGCGGACCGCGCCGACGCAGAAGAGGCCTGGATTCACGTCCAGCTCTCGCCGACGGTCAACCGGCACACCCTCGCTGAGACCGAACGACTGCTCCCCGATGTGATGGCCGACGTTCGCCAGGTGGCGATCGATTCCAAGGCGATGCGTAACGCGCTTACCGAACTGGCCGCCGACGTCGAGGCGAACACGCAGGGGCACTACACCGCTCCGGACCGCGACGATGTCGCCGCGCTCCTGCACTGGCTGGCTGACGGACACTTCGTCCTGCTGGGCTATCAGCGCGGGGTGGTCCGTGACGAGCACGTGCTGGTCGAGGACGCCGCCCGGCTGGGCGTGTTGGCGCTGCGGAAGTCTTTGCGGCCCAGGCTCATCGGTGACAACTTGTTGACCCTGGCGCAGGCCACCGTGCCCAGCTACATGCGATTCAGCTCGCACACCTACGTGGTGGTGATCCGGGAGGACACCGGCGACAGCATCGTTGCGCACAGATTTGTCGGACTGTTCACCGCCGGCGCCATGAACGCTGACGTCTTCGAAATCCCGGTTATCTCCCACACTGTCCGGCACGCGCTTGCGCTTGCGGAGAAGGAGCCCGGGCACCCCGGACAACTGCTGCTCGACATCATCCAAACCGTCCCTCGCTCAGAGCTCTTCGCGATTACCCCAGAGCAGCTGCTGAGCATGGCGATGGCGGTGTCCGACCTTGGTTCGCGGCGCGGGACCCTGCTGTTCCTCCGCGGGGACCGCACCGGCCGCTTCGTTTCCTGCCTGGTGTATCTGCCGCGTGATCGCTACACCACTCCGGTGCGGCTGCACATGGAGGACATTCTGGTCCGCGAATTCGGCGGAGTGGGTCTGGAATACAGTGCGCGCGTGAGTGAAGCGCCCTGGGCGTTGCTGCATTTCATGGTCCGCATGTCGGACGATCCCGGGGCCCGTGCGGTCGACACCGGGGAAGCCAACCGGGTCCGGATACAGGGATTGCTGGCCGAGGCCACCCGCACCTGGGGTGACCGGCTACTGCAGACTGCGGCGCAGGACTCCATCGACGCCGAGGTGGCGGAACACTATGCCGTCGCCTTCGACGAGATCTACAAGCAGGCCGTCACGCCGGCCGAGGCCGTCGGTGACATTGCCATCATCGAAGGACTGGCTGACGATTCGGTCAAGTTGGTGTTCTCCGACTACGGCGAAGCCGACGGGGGACAGTTGGCCTGGTTCCTCGGTGGGCACGGTGCCTCGCTGAGCCAGCTCCTGCCGATGCTGCAGTGCATGGGGGTGGCGGTCCTCGAAGAGCGGCCGTTCACCGTGACGCGAGCCGATGGCCTGCAGGTGTGGATCTACAAGTTCAAGGTGTCGGCCGATCCCACCATCGAGATCCCGGCGGCCGGATCTGCGCGCAGCGACGCACAACAGCGGTTCGCCGACGGGGTCACCGCGATCTGGGAAGGCCGGGCCGAGGCCGACCGATTCAACGAACTGGTCTTGCGCGCCGGGCTGACCTGGCAGCAGGTGGTGGTGCTGCGGGGCTACGCGAAATACCTGCGCCAGGCCCGTTTCCCCTACAGCGAGCACCACATCGCCTCAGTGCTCAACCAGTACCCGGGCATTGCACGGGCCCTGGTGGCACTGTTCGAGGCACTGTTCGACCCGTCGCGCACGCATCGCAGCCGTGACGCGCAGGCCGCGGCCGCCGACGTGGCGGCCGGTATCGACGCAGTGGTGAGCTTGGACACCGACCGGGTACTGCGCGCATTCGCGTCGCTGATTCAAGCGACCTTGCGTACGAATTACTTTGTCACCCGCCCGGATTCAGCTCGGGCGCGCAATGTGCTGGCACTCAAACTGGACGCAGCCCTGATCGACGAGCTGCCGTTGCCCCGGCCCAAGTTCGAGATCTTCGTGTACTCGCCCCGCGTCGAAGGGGTACATCTGCGGTTCGGTTTCGTGTCGCGCGGTGGGCTGCGCTGGTCGGACCGACGCGAGGACTTTCGCACCGAGATTCTGGGATTGGTCAAAGCCCAAGAGGTCAAGAACGCCGTCATCGTCCCGACCGGCGCCAAGGGCGGGTTCGTGGTCAAACGGCCGCCGGTACCCACCGGCAACCCGGTCGCAGACCGGGACGCGGCGCGTGCGGAAGGGGTGGCCTGCTACACCCTGTTCATCTCTGGCCTGCTCGACGTGACCGACAATGTCGACCACGCGACCGGTGCCATCAGTGCGCCCCCACAGGTCGTGCGCCGCGACAGCGATGACGCCTACTTGGTGGTGGCCGCTGACAAGGGCACCGCCAGCTTCTCCGACATTGCCAACGGCGTTGCCGCGTCCTACGGCTACTGGCTGGGCGACGCGTTCGCCTCCGGCGGCTCAGTGGGCTACGACCACAAAGAGATGGGCATTACCGCCAAGGGCGCCTGGGAGTCGGTCAAGCGGCACTTCCGCGAGATGGGAGTCGACACCCAGAGTCAGGATTTCACCGTCGTCGGAGTGGGCGACATGAGCGGCGACGTGTTCGGCAACGGCATGCTGCGCAGCAAACACATCCGGCTGGTGGCGGCCTTCGACCATCGGCACATCTTCCTCGATCCCAACCCGGATCCCGCTCCATCCTTCGCTGAGCGGCAACGGATGTTCGACCTGCCCCGGTCCAGTTGGGACGACTACGACACGTCACTGATCAGCGCCGGTGGCGGCGTCTACCCTCGGGACCTGAAATCGGTGCCGGTCAGCCCGCAGGTAGCGACCGCGCTGGGGTTCGACGGCGGCGTCACCGAGCTGACGCCGCCCATGCTGATTCGGGCGATTCTGCGTGCACCGGTTGACTTGCTCTTCAACGGCGGAATCGGCACCTACGTCAAGGCCGAGTCTGAGTCCGACGCGGATGTGGGCGACCGCGCCAATGATCAGGTGCGGGTCAACGGAAACCAGGTGCGCGCCAAGGTGATCGGCGAAGGCGGGAATCTGGGTGTCACCCCGCTTGGCCGGGTCGAGTTCGACCTGGCCGGCGGCCGGATCAACACCGATGCCCTCGATAACTCCGCAGGGGTCGACTGCTCCGACCATGAGGTCAACATCAAGATCTTGATCGATGCCCTGGTCACGGTCGGAAAGGTCGGCACCGCAGACCGGCCGCAGCTGTTGGCTTCGATGACCGATGAGGTCAGTGCTCTGGTACTGGCCGACAACACCGCACAGAACGACCTGATGGGCACCAGCCGCGCCAACGCCGCGAGCCTGCTGCCGGTGCACGCCGAGCAGATCCGGCACCTGGTCGCCGATCGTGGCCTCAACCGTGAACTGGAGGCCCTGCCGTCGGAGAAGGAGATCGCCCGACGCGCCGAGGCCGGGCTCGGCATGGCATCCCCAGAGCTCGCCACACTGATGGCGCACGTCAAACTGACCCTCAAGGCGGCGGTGCTGGCCACCGATCTACCGGACCAAGACGTGTTCGCCAGTCGGCTGCCGGAGTACTTCCCGCGCGTTCTGCAGCAGCGATTCGGCGCCGAGATCCGGACGCATCAACTGCGTCGCGAGATCGTCACCACGATGCTGATCAACGATGTGGTGGACACCGCGGGCATCACGTACGCCTACCGGATCACCGAGGACGCCGGCGTGGGTCCGGTCGATGCCGTGCGGGCCTATGTCGCGACCGACGCCATCTTCGGGGTGGGGGATCTGTGGCGCCGGATTCGCGCCGCCGGTGAGCACGATGGGCTTCCGGTGGCGGTGACCGACCGGATGACCCTGGACCTGCGGAGGCTCATCGACCGGGCTGGCCGGTGGCTACTGAACTATCGCCCGCAGCCGCTGGCGGTGGGTGCCGAGATCAACCGGTTCGCCGAACAGGTCGCCCAACTGACGCCGCGGATGTCGGACTGGCTGCGTGGTGACGACGCCGACATCGTCGCCACGCACATTCGCGAGTTCGAACTGCAGGGCGTACCGAGCGACCTGGCCGCAGACGTCGCCATCGGCCTGTACCGCTACAGCCTGCTCGACATCATCGACGTGGCCGACATCACCGAACGCGGCGCCGACGAGGTCGCGGACACCTACTTTGCGCTGATGGATCGGTTGGGCACCGACGGCCTGCTGACCGCGGTCGCGCAACTGCCTCGCGACGATCGTTGGCATGCCTTGGCGCGGTTGGCGATCCGCGACGACATCTACAATTCGGTGCGGTCGCTGTGCGTGGATGTGCTGGCGGTCGGGGAACCGGACGAGGACGGGATGCAGAAGATCAGCGAATGGGAATCGACCAACGCCTCGCGCGTGCAGCGGGCGCAGCGCACGCTGACCCAGATCTACGAATCCGACCAGCACGATCTGGCGACGCTGTCGGTGGCGGCGCGTCAGATCCGCAGCATGACCCGCGCGAGCGGACAAGGGGCGGCATCGTGA
- a CDS encoding alpha/beta fold hydrolase, producing the protein MPTVDIDAGTIHYDTVGPSDGRPVLFVHGYAMGASMWGPVSERLAARNLRCIAPNWPLGAHPTALRPGADRTLPGIAAMVDAFMAALDLDDVILVGNDTGGLVSQLVAVNHPGRLGALVLTSCDAFEHFPPPIINPYIVAAKSAVTFRVALQPMRLRPFRNYAYGQLAHRDIDGLAREWVAPALKDAGVAEDLRLLTKSLNQQTSLDAGARLSGFAKPALIAWSADDLFFPAEDGRRLAQTLPNARFELIEGARTYSMIDQPERLADLVAEFAGATSDRH; encoded by the coding sequence ATGCCCACCGTCGACATTGACGCCGGAACCATTCACTACGACACCGTGGGCCCGAGCGATGGCCGCCCGGTGCTGTTCGTCCACGGTTACGCGATGGGCGCCTCCATGTGGGGTCCGGTGAGCGAACGCCTGGCGGCGCGCAACCTGCGCTGCATCGCCCCGAACTGGCCGCTGGGCGCCCATCCGACGGCGTTGCGGCCCGGAGCCGACCGGACCCTGCCGGGTATTGCCGCGATGGTGGACGCCTTTATGGCCGCGCTCGACCTCGACGACGTGATCCTGGTGGGCAACGACACCGGCGGCCTGGTCAGTCAGCTGGTCGCGGTCAACCACCCCGGCCGACTAGGGGCGCTGGTGTTGACCAGCTGCGATGCCTTCGAGCACTTCCCGCCGCCCATCATCAATCCCTACATTGTGGCCGCCAAGAGCGCGGTCACCTTTCGTGTTGCGCTGCAGCCGATGCGGCTGCGGCCGTTTCGCAACTACGCCTACGGGCAGCTGGCACACCGCGACATCGACGGCCTGGCACGTGAATGGGTCGCGCCCGCCCTGAAAGACGCGGGAGTCGCCGAGGACCTGCGCCTGCTGACCAAGTCGCTGAACCAGCAGACTTCCCTCGATGCCGGGGCGCGACTGTCCGGGTTCGCCAAGCCGGCGCTCATCGCCTGGTCCGCCGACGATCTGTTCTTTCCCGCCGAGGACGGCAGACGCTTGGCGCAAACATTGCCCAACGCGCGTTTCGAACTCATCGAGGGTGCACGCACCTACTCGATGATCGATCAGCCGGAACGGCTCGCGGACCTGGTCGCCGAATTCGCCGGCGCAACAAGCGATCGGCACTGA
- a CDS encoding single-stranded DNA-binding protein produces MYETQLTVVGNIASDPIRRRVGDHELIKFRVASNSRKRAADGSWETGNSLFVTVNCWDRLVTGVGASLSKGLPVIVMGHLFTSEYEDKDGVRRSSVELRATAVGPDLARCAARVEKIIAAGPDNPSVTARADHAEGPDCSEAESDTDAEAGDEMAGMAMAP; encoded by the coding sequence ATGTATGAAACGCAACTGACCGTGGTAGGAAACATCGCCTCAGACCCGATCCGCCGCCGCGTGGGTGACCATGAGCTGATCAAATTCCGGGTCGCCAGCAACTCGCGCAAGAGGGCCGCCGACGGCAGCTGGGAGACGGGCAACTCGTTATTCGTGACGGTCAACTGCTGGGACCGGCTGGTTACCGGGGTGGGCGCGTCGTTGAGCAAGGGGCTGCCGGTGATCGTCATGGGGCACCTCTTCACCAGCGAGTACGAGGACAAGGACGGGGTGCGCCGTTCATCGGTGGAGTTGCGCGCCACCGCCGTCGGCCCCGACCTGGCGCGGTGCGCGGCGCGGGTGGAGAAGATCATCGCGGCCGGACCGGACAATCCGTCGGTGACCGCCCGCGCCGACCACGCCGAAGGCCCGGACTGCTCCGAGGCTGAATCCGACACCGACGCCGAGGCCGGCGACGAGATGGCGGGCATGGCAATGGCGCCCTGA
- a CDS encoding LppX_LprAFG lipoprotein produces the protein MRRLVAVLSVVSAAAALAGGCAPAPSPSIPGSLSASTAQVSPSGAPPAATATSSKRSTEPLPDAAAILREASDTVAQADSVHLSLLVIGNVENMAATAVDADVTRSPAPAARGYAKIAYRGAPAYVRFVVSGGHFFVFEEGGRWIDYGPAGDLYDAAGILSPGTALAGMLTDFVDPEVESRELVDGVHTVRITGQISADTATRIVPQLRPGKRTSCTVWIQETGDHQLVALKLDAGDDAVQMDFSNWNAPVSIAPPRS, from the coding sequence ATGCGCAGGCTCGTCGCCGTCCTGTCCGTGGTGAGCGCCGCTGCCGCCCTGGCCGGCGGTTGTGCACCTGCACCTTCCCCGAGCATCCCGGGGTCGCTGTCGGCGTCGACGGCACAGGTCTCGCCGAGCGGCGCGCCGCCTGCTGCGACCGCCACATCGTCGAAGCGGTCCACCGAACCTCTGCCGGATGCGGCGGCGATCCTGCGGGAGGCCAGCGATACCGTGGCGCAAGCCGACAGTGTGCACCTGTCGCTGTTGGTGATCGGCAACGTGGAGAACATGGCGGCCACGGCGGTGGATGCCGACGTGACCCGTAGCCCCGCCCCTGCGGCGCGGGGCTACGCCAAGATCGCCTACCGGGGCGCTCCGGCGTACGTACGGTTCGTGGTGTCCGGCGGCCACTTCTTCGTGTTTGAAGAGGGTGGCCGCTGGATCGATTACGGGCCGGCCGGCGATCTGTACGACGCGGCGGGCATCCTGAGCCCCGGCACGGCATTGGCGGGGATGCTGACCGACTTCGTCGATCCCGAGGTCGAGAGCCGCGAACTGGTCGACGGCGTGCATACCGTCCGGATCACCGGCCAGATCTCAGCCGACACGGCGACCAGGATCGTGCCGCAGCTGCGCCCCGGCAAGCGGACCTCGTGCACGGTCTGGATTCAGGAGACCGGCGATCACCAGCTGGTCGCGCTGAAGCTCGACGCCGGCGACGACGCCGTGCAGATGGACTTCTCCAACTGGAACGCCCCGGTCAGCATCGCGCCGCCGCGCTCCTGA